The proteins below are encoded in one region of Paenibacillus albus:
- a CDS encoding bifunctional riboflavin kinase/FAD synthetase, which translates to MEIISLQYPIASAQLVQQALPKALAIGHFDGVHRGHQNVIRRAVELAKANGLQSAVMTFHPHPKEVLGQSGQYAVSLTPLEDKIERFRRIGVDVVYIVTFDLNFAGVSPEDFVSQVLRPLHVRKAVVGFDFTFGAKGAGKPETLWALGEPDIEVEIVDPFMQDGDKVSSTLIREALQDGRPEAAEQLLGEPYQVRGTVIHGEGRGRTIGFPTANIRPEAGFLVPRQGVYAIMVHVEGKRMPGVLNIGVKPTFHEKLPEPVMEAHLFDFSGDLYEKTITVEFIAFLRTEKKFGSIDELISQIKADSDKARNVLTAYNK; encoded by the coding sequence ATGGAAATCATCTCATTACAATACCCGATCGCTTCTGCACAGCTCGTGCAGCAGGCTTTGCCAAAGGCGCTTGCGATCGGTCATTTCGACGGGGTACACCGCGGGCATCAGAATGTCATCCGCCGCGCGGTAGAATTGGCGAAGGCAAACGGGCTTCAAAGTGCGGTTATGACCTTTCATCCACATCCGAAGGAAGTGCTTGGCCAGAGCGGGCAGTATGCAGTCAGCCTGACACCGCTAGAGGACAAGATTGAACGGTTCCGTCGTATTGGGGTCGACGTGGTCTATATCGTTACGTTCGATTTGAACTTTGCTGGCGTATCGCCGGAAGATTTCGTAAGTCAGGTGCTGCGTCCACTTCATGTGAGAAAGGCCGTTGTCGGCTTTGACTTCACGTTCGGAGCAAAAGGTGCAGGTAAGCCGGAAACGTTATGGGCTCTTGGAGAGCCGGACATCGAGGTGGAAATTGTGGATCCTTTCATGCAAGACGGCGATAAAGTAAGCAGCACGCTCATTCGAGAAGCGCTGCAGGATGGCCGTCCAGAAGCGGCAGAGCAGCTTCTTGGCGAGCCTTATCAAGTTCGCGGAACTGTCATCCATGGGGAAGGCAGAGGGCGGACAATCGGATTTCCGACGGCCAACATCCGGCCGGAAGCTGGTTTTCTCGTTCCAAGGCAAGGTGTTTACGCCATTATGGTTCATGTGGAAGGCAAGCGGATGCCAGGCGTTCTAAATATTGGCGTCAAGCCAACCTTCCATGAGAAGCTGCCGGAACCGGTTATGGAAGCGCATTTGTTTGACTTTAGCGGCGATCTGTATGAGAAGACGATTACGGTCGAGTTCATCGCATTCCTTCGTACGGAGAAGAAATTCGGTTCGATCGATGAATTGATTAGCCAGATCAAAGCAGATTCGGATAAAGCGCGCAATGTTTTGACAGCCTATAATAAGTAA
- the rpsO gene encoding 30S ribosomal protein S15 — MAITQEVKHQLIDEHKTHANDTGSPEVQIAILTKNIVNLTDHLRTHKKDHHSRRGLLKMVGQRRKLLAYLKNKDVKRYSALIEKLGLRR, encoded by the coding sequence ATGGCAATTACTCAAGAGGTTAAACACCAATTGATTGACGAGCACAAAACACACGCGAACGATACTGGTTCTCCAGAAGTTCAAATCGCTATCCTGACGAAAAACATCGTCAACTTGACAGATCACCTACGGACGCACAAGAAAGATCACCACTCGCGCCGCGGTCTGCTTAAGATGGTTGGTCAACGTCGTAAACTGTTGGCTTACCTTAAGAACAAAGATGTTAAACGTTATAGCGCATTGATCGAAAAACTCGGCCTTCGCCGATAA
- the pnp gene encoding polyribonucleotide nucleotidyltransferase, translating into MLQRVETTLGGRPFVLETGRLAKQANAAVTVKYGETVVLCTVVASNEPKNLDFFPLTVNYEERLYAVGKIPGGFIKREGRPSEKAILSSRLTDRPIRPLFPEGFRNEVQIANIVMSVDQDCSPEIAAMIGTSAALSISDLPFNGPIGGVIVGRIDGQFIINPTVEQNAKSDIFVVVSGTKDAIMMVEAEANEVSEEVMLEAIMFGHDEIKRIVTTIEELVGLAGKAKLQVKLHAVNESVDEAVRAFAQGRLVEAVRVVEKHARQEAIDAVNADAVAHFEAEYAETPELLGDVKEVLYDIVKEEVRRLITHDKVRPDGRALSEIRPIECDVAILPRTHGTGLFTRGQTQALSVCTLGALGDVQILDGIDLTETKRFMHHYNFPPFSVGEARPLRPPGRREIGHGALGERALSKVIPSETEFPYTIRLVSEVLESNGSTSQASICASTLAMMDAGVPIKAPVAGIAMGLIKDGDHFSILSDIQGMEDHLGDMDFKVAGTPAGVTAIQMDIKINGIDRAILSQALEQAREGRMHILGKMNEVMQTPRTSLSQYAPKIVIMKIHPDKIRDVIGSGGKIINKIIDETGVKIDIEQDGTVFIASSNAEANERAKQIIEGIVREVVVGEVYLGTVKRIEKFGCFVEILPNKDGLVHISQISSERVAKVEDVVKIGDQITVKVTEIDAQGRINLSRKVLLTPEVPAQQS; encoded by the coding sequence ATGCTTCAGCGTGTAGAAACAACATTGGGCGGCCGCCCGTTCGTACTTGAGACAGGCCGTCTCGCTAAGCAAGCTAATGCGGCAGTTACCGTGAAATACGGCGAAACTGTTGTACTTTGTACGGTCGTTGCATCGAATGAACCAAAGAATCTTGATTTTTTCCCGCTGACGGTGAATTACGAAGAGCGTTTGTACGCGGTTGGTAAAATCCCGGGCGGTTTCATTAAACGTGAAGGTCGTCCGAGCGAGAAAGCTATTCTTTCAAGCCGTCTGACAGACCGTCCGATTCGCCCATTGTTCCCCGAAGGCTTCCGGAACGAAGTGCAAATCGCGAACATCGTCATGAGCGTTGACCAGGACTGCTCACCGGAAATCGCAGCAATGATCGGTACATCCGCTGCACTGAGCATCTCCGATCTTCCGTTTAACGGTCCAATCGGTGGTGTCATTGTTGGCCGCATCGACGGCCAGTTCATCATCAATCCGACGGTTGAGCAGAACGCGAAGAGTGACATCTTCGTCGTTGTTTCCGGAACGAAGGATGCCATCATGATGGTAGAAGCGGAAGCAAACGAAGTGTCTGAAGAAGTGATGCTCGAAGCGATCATGTTCGGACATGACGAAATTAAACGTATCGTGACAACGATCGAAGAACTGGTGGGTCTCGCTGGCAAGGCTAAGCTCCAAGTGAAGCTTCATGCAGTTAACGAGTCGGTTGACGAAGCGGTTCGCGCTTTCGCTCAGGGTCGCCTTGTTGAAGCGGTTCGTGTCGTTGAGAAGCATGCACGTCAAGAAGCGATTGACGCAGTCAATGCTGATGCTGTTGCTCATTTCGAAGCGGAGTATGCTGAAACGCCTGAGCTTCTCGGCGACGTGAAAGAAGTGCTTTATGACATCGTCAAAGAAGAAGTTCGCCGTTTGATCACTCATGATAAGGTTCGTCCGGATGGACGGGCATTGTCCGAAATTCGTCCAATTGAATGCGACGTTGCGATCCTGCCGCGTACGCATGGTACTGGCTTGTTCACACGTGGACAAACACAAGCGCTTAGCGTTTGTACGCTTGGTGCACTAGGCGATGTTCAAATTCTCGACGGTATTGACCTGACAGAAACAAAACGTTTCATGCACCACTACAACTTCCCGCCGTTCAGCGTTGGTGAAGCGAGACCGCTTCGTCCTCCAGGCCGTCGTGAAATTGGTCACGGTGCTCTTGGTGAGCGCGCGTTGTCGAAGGTTATCCCAAGTGAAACGGAATTCCCATACACGATCCGTCTTGTATCCGAGGTGTTGGAATCCAATGGTTCCACTAGCCAAGCAAGTATTTGCGCAAGCACACTTGCGATGATGGATGCGGGCGTTCCAATTAAAGCACCGGTTGCAGGTATTGCAATGGGTCTGATCAAAGACGGCGATCACTTCTCCATCCTGTCTGATATTCAAGGTATGGAAGATCATCTCGGCGATATGGACTTTAAAGTTGCAGGTACTCCAGCTGGCGTAACTGCGATCCAAATGGACATCAAGATCAATGGTATTGATCGTGCGATCCTGTCGCAAGCACTGGAGCAAGCGCGCGAAGGCCGTATGCACATTTTGGGCAAAATGAATGAAGTGATGCAAACTCCGCGTACAAGCTTGTCGCAATACGCGCCTAAGATTGTTATCATGAAAATTCACCCAGATAAAATCCGTGACGTTATCGGCTCCGGCGGTAAAATCATCAACAAAATCATTGATGAAACCGGCGTTAAAATCGATATCGAGCAAGACGGTACTGTGTTCATCGCGTCTTCCAATGCAGAAGCGAATGAGCGTGCGAAACAAATTATCGAAGGCATCGTTCGTGAAGTTGTCGTGGGCGAGGTTTACCTCGGTACAGTTAAGCGGATCGAGAAATTCGGCTGCTTCGTTGAAATTCTTCCGAACAAAGACGGATTGGTGCACATCTCACAGATCTCTTCTGAGCGCGTAGCGAAGGTAGAAGATGTAGTGAAGATCGGCGATCAAATTACGGTGAAAGTAACTGAAATTGATGCGCAAGGCCGAATTAACCTTTCCCGCAAAGTGCTGCTGACACCAGAAGTGCCAGCGCAACAATCATAA
- a CDS encoding polysaccharide deacetylase family protein, producing the protein MKLKKALVMAVLMCALVFTVRLNEPLSIYVAAMKHGDATTHIQAFDAASGQTSLRDMIETEAQKKRVAAVDAMIDRVWKAIPGYNGLEIDVEKTYLLMKNAPEDAPIRYVYKEVEPKISLDSLGRHPIYKGNPNKPMVALMINVAWGNEYIPSMLATLKKENVKATFFLDGSWLKKNTDVAKTIQAAGHEISNHAYTHPNMSQLDRRSAYNQIAKTEALLQATLHVKNKWFAPPSGDFNQMTVDVAAEQGLKTVLWTLDTVDWKHPPAYSIIRKIRTRVEPGSLILMHPTDSSSSALEGIITAIKQKGLRLGTVSETLSSKRVALVEAAP; encoded by the coding sequence ATGAAGCTGAAGAAAGCACTTGTGATGGCAGTACTGATGTGTGCGCTGGTGTTTACGGTGCGGTTGAACGAGCCGCTTTCCATATATGTCGCCGCAATGAAGCATGGAGATGCGACTACACATATACAAGCCTTCGATGCGGCATCCGGGCAAACATCGCTGCGGGACATGATTGAAACGGAGGCGCAGAAGAAGAGAGTAGCGGCGGTTGATGCAATGATCGACCGAGTGTGGAAAGCTATTCCGGGCTACAATGGGCTCGAGATTGACGTTGAGAAGACTTACCTTCTAATGAAGAATGCTCCGGAGGATGCCCCAATCCGGTATGTCTATAAGGAAGTGGAGCCCAAGATCAGCTTAGATTCACTCGGACGGCATCCGATCTATAAGGGCAATCCGAATAAACCGATGGTTGCGCTGATGATTAACGTCGCATGGGGCAATGAGTATATCCCATCCATGCTGGCGACATTGAAGAAAGAGAATGTGAAAGCGACTTTCTTTCTGGATGGCTCATGGCTTAAGAAGAACACTGATGTTGCGAAGACGATTCAAGCAGCCGGACATGAAATCTCCAATCATGCATATACCCATCCGAATATGAGTCAGTTAGACCGCCGTTCTGCATATAATCAAATTGCGAAGACGGAAGCGCTGCTCCAAGCTACTTTACATGTAAAGAACAAATGGTTTGCGCCGCCTTCCGGCGATTTCAATCAGATGACGGTAGACGTGGCGGCAGAGCAGGGCCTTAAGACGGTGCTATGGACACTCGATACGGTCGATTGGAAGCATCCGCCAGCTTATTCCATCATCCGCAAAATCCGCACTCGGGTGGAGCCAGGCTCTCTGATTCTAATGCATCCGACGGATTCCTCAAGCAGCGCGCTCGAGGGCATCATTACGGCCATTAAACAGAAAGGATTGAGGCTAGGGACGGTAAGTGAGACGCTTTCCTCCAAAAGAGTGGCTTTAGTTGAGGCAGCACCATAA
- a CDS encoding M16 family metallopeptidase, whose protein sequence is MNTYKLSNGLRVVVEYIPTFRSVSFGIWVKNGSRNETPENNGVSHFIEHMLFKGTERHTAKDIADLFDGIGGNVNAFTAKEYTCYFAKVLDQHLPIAVDALADMFFNSQMDAGELAKEKNVILEEISMYEDTPDDKVHDEASRAAYGDHPLAYSILGLEERLTAMDSDSLRNYMKSSYRIDNTVISVAGNVEEAALIELLEKHFGGFSNVGSEIAVTTPTFSGQYLFHKKKTEQNHICISFPGCSIADPQLYAMILLNNAVGGGMSSRLFQEIREKRGLAYSVYSYHTSYADSGLFTVYAGTAPKQTKEVLDLTLEQMHDLAVKGLSDAELHRGKEQLKGSLILSLESTSSRMNRLGKNELMLGRHYTLDEMLERIDSVQMSDIQAVTKRMLSVPFSVAMVGSNDKAAAALGRDSLVSSTL, encoded by the coding sequence TTGAATACTTATAAATTAAGCAACGGGTTGCGCGTTGTTGTGGAATATATCCCAACTTTTCGCTCTGTCTCATTCGGGATTTGGGTAAAGAACGGATCCCGCAACGAAACGCCGGAGAATAACGGAGTATCCCATTTCATCGAGCATATGCTGTTCAAAGGAACAGAGCGCCACACGGCCAAAGATATAGCGGATCTCTTCGACGGTATCGGCGGGAACGTAAACGCTTTTACAGCGAAGGAGTACACTTGCTATTTTGCCAAAGTACTTGACCAGCACTTGCCGATAGCCGTCGATGCGCTTGCGGATATGTTCTTCAATTCACAGATGGATGCTGGCGAGCTCGCGAAAGAGAAAAATGTCATTCTCGAAGAAATTTCGATGTACGAGGATACTCCGGACGATAAGGTGCATGATGAAGCTTCCCGCGCCGCTTATGGAGATCATCCGCTTGCGTATTCGATTCTCGGTTTGGAAGAACGTCTTACCGCTATGGACAGCGATTCACTTCGCAACTATATGAAGAGCAGCTACCGGATCGACAACACGGTTATCTCGGTTGCCGGGAATGTAGAAGAAGCGGCGTTAATTGAGCTGCTGGAGAAACATTTTGGCGGATTCAGCAATGTTGGCAGTGAAATTGCCGTTACGACGCCGACGTTCAGCGGCCAGTATCTCTTCCATAAGAAGAAGACGGAACAAAATCATATTTGTATCTCTTTCCCAGGTTGTTCTATCGCAGATCCACAACTGTACGCCATGATTCTGCTCAACAACGCTGTAGGCGGTGGCATGAGCTCGAGATTGTTCCAAGAAATCCGCGAGAAGCGGGGGCTTGCTTATTCGGTCTACTCGTACCACACTTCCTATGCTGACAGCGGTTTGTTTACGGTCTATGCAGGTACTGCGCCGAAGCAGACGAAGGAAGTACTCGATTTGACGCTGGAGCAAATGCATGACTTGGCTGTAAAAGGGTTAAGTGATGCAGAATTGCACCGCGGCAAAGAGCAGCTTAAGGGAAGCCTCATTCTGAGCTTGGAGAGCACAAGCAGCCGAATGAATCGTCTAGGCAAGAATGAGCTTATGCTGGGTCGTCACTACACACTGGATGAAATGCTGGAGCGGATTGATTCCGTGCAGATGAGCGATATTCAAGCGGTTACCAAGCGTATGCTGTCGGTTCCTTTCTCCGTCGCAATGGTTGGCAGCAACGATAAAGCAGCAGCGGCACTCGGGAGGGACTCACTTGTTTCAAGTACTCTTTAA
- the dut gene encoding dUTP diphosphatase yields the protein MFQVLFKRLPGNEDLQLPRKMSELAAGFDLQAALTEPVTLQPGERKLIPTGFSMAMPGELEAQIRPRSGLAFKHGITCLNSPGTIDADYRGEVKVLLINHGQAPFVIERGERIAQMVIQLVPAVEISEVDELPDTVRGAGGFGHTGV from the coding sequence TTGTTTCAAGTACTCTTTAAACGATTGCCTGGCAACGAAGATTTACAATTGCCTCGCAAAATGTCGGAGCTTGCAGCCGGATTTGATCTGCAAGCCGCATTAACAGAACCGGTTACCTTACAGCCTGGCGAACGAAAGCTCATTCCGACAGGCTTCTCGATGGCAATGCCCGGCGAGCTGGAAGCGCAAATCCGCCCACGGAGCGGGCTTGCCTTCAAGCATGGCATCACATGCTTGAATTCACCGGGTACCATCGACGCAGACTATCGCGGCGAGGTGAAAGTGCTGCTCATCAATCACGGGCAAGCGCCATTCGTAATTGAACGCGGCGAGCGCATCGCGCAGATGGTGATCCAGCTCGTGCCGGCAGTCGAAATTTCGGAAGTCGATGAGCTTCCGGATACGGTTCGCGGCGCGGGCGGGTTTGGACATACAGGAGTTTAA